Within Capra hircus breed San Clemente chromosome 7, ASM170441v1, whole genome shotgun sequence, the genomic segment atttttatttagaatattaTCACCATCTGATATTCTCTTTGCTATCCTATCCATCACTCCCCACATTCATAAGCTCTATGAGATCAAAAAGTTCCATAAGAAcagaaatgtgttttgttttcacCTGGATCTCTAAAGCACAGAACAGTGCCTGAACACTGCTGAATGATTTTTCATCCCAACAACATGGAAGAGCACTGGCAGCTCTCCCGTAAGCGTTTCTCCAAACTGATTTGCTACAAATGCTGCCACTGCTGCAATAACCTCTTCAAGCACCACTGAATTAGCACCCTCATGCAATGACTTCCACTAACCAAAAAAATCCAAACATAATACCAGAGTTTCAAAGTAATTTCCAACCTGCCCTAAGTTTATGTAATGGCACTCACATGCATGCGTCTTTAAAACTTACAGTTTTAGCACTTCCTCATTATCTAGTCTATAACAAAACTATCTTCTCTTCTTCCTGGAATTTGTCTTAAAAGAGTCCTTGAGTCATTTATCTCCTATTAGTAACATTATTTCAAATGATCATGTCTACTATTTTCAACCCTAACGTTGCTGTTAAagtaatttatgttttcttgtgGTGTATAAATTAATGATAAACAGAGCTACAAATGAAATTACATGTTATatcaaaacagaataaataaaacagatatcTAAATAAACAAatccattcaaaatattttctttaataaaccAATGCTTGATCTCAGTTTCCTAGCTGGTTTCTTTAATGACTGTATCTTCTCTCCTGGATCCTTAGAGTCAGAGTATGTTCTAATGTTCACCTAAATATCAGACTTGTCAACTCAAAGAATGTTTCAAATCTTCATGGCTGCTTTATTTTTAACCGGGGAGAGATAATCATGTTGGAGCTTGCTCTAAGATTTCTTAATTCTAGCAGATTGCTTGGCTAATAGCACCAgcagtagtcttttttttttttaccagcagtAGTCTTAAAGGCTACTGAAATGGCATAAGCAAAAGATATAAGTACTTAAATTCTTCATAAAGACTGGTGGtattatagaaatattaaaagatttaCAGTCTATTATCTTCCAGAGCAGAGGTCAACAGCAGGGAGTAAAGCAGCTTACCTCAGGCTAACAGACTCACATCAGAGCTTTTTGAAGAATTGCTGAAAAAATTTATCTTCATtcgaaagagaaaaacaaattattatcAGGTATTTATTCTCCTGGCTAACAGGAAGCAGTACCTGAGCTAGTGCACAGGTCTGGTCTTAAAAGTCCCAAGTAATATTTGCTGGGAATTAAACTgtcaacaaatctttaaaaatgccaAGAAGTACTCAAAAGAACAAAAgtgtatttgaagaaaaaaacaaacatacacatatatagacacatacacaACTGTGAGAACTAAAGTAAGACCACCAAGATTTTTGCTGATAACAGTAAACAGGCTAAACGtacaaacaaaattataaaactgagAAATATGTAAAAGATGAAACTGTACAAATAGTGTAACAGTCCtatgaatttatataaaaattataaatattactaCCTTAGCTTTCATTCCCACTGTAGGTTGTAATTTTCTATAAGGTGGGAACTGTTACCTTGCCTTATGCTATTGATATATAAGATTGGATAATATTTACTGCTAGATACTCTATAAATGCTTAGATTAAGATGATGAGGATGACAATGATGGTGACAAAAACAAACAGCAGATGAAATGCAGCATTTAGGGACTTGGTACCTGTTAAAAGTTAATGAACTGCCATTCCAGAAACTGAATGCTTCCTTTCCAGACTGGTAGTAAGAATTGTGAGAGTggaacaaaaagaagagaaaccaagCCTTGGGATGTCCCAACTAAGTCAGATAAGTCAACACTAGGTCCTCgccttaagaaaataaagaagtttaTCTTTGTCACAATCTagttgtttttaagatttattcaaTTACTGGAAGAAGATATGTCAGGTTAATACTCACCTTTACTAATAGTCTCATAGCAGACTACAcatactcttgcctccttctcTAGATACTGTAATTTACACTTCCTATTACAACAGACACCGCAAAATACCTGAAGAGAATAAAATAGCAAATTTGATTTTGTTTCAAGCATGGTTATACCTACTTGAGGCAAACACCAGTTTTTTGATTACATGACAATTTTTCTAATCATCGTAATCATAGGTAATTattaaaatgattctttttatttttattgttttacttaaatgaggtttctaaaatttaaaattactgatGAGAATTCCTTTAAATCAATTATGCtaattagaagggaaaaaaacttTCTTAATTAATAagttcacaattttaaaagttttctgtcATCCTTTACAACTCCCCCCGAACCCCgaccctttttttttaactttttggctgtgctgcattgcatgtgagatctttgaatcccaatcagggatcaaacccaaactccatgcagtggaagtacagtcttaaccactggattgtcaGGGAAGTCTCcttcctttaacttttttttttcctttaacttttaaaagtagaatgttattcaaaagagaaacagactcagatttatagagaacaaactagtggctaccaCTGAGGAAAGTGGGGAAGGGCAAGACAGGGGTAGAGGATTAAAAGGCACAAACTAAcaagtataaaataaactacaaggatatgctgtatagcacagggaatatagccagtattttataataactacaaatggagtataatctttaaaaattgggaatcactatgttgtatacttgaaactttcataatattgtaaatcaactgtaacaaacaacaaaaatagagggcttccctggtggagaaggaaatggcaacccactccagcgttcttgcctggagaatcccagggacaaaggagcctggtgggctgccgtctatggggtcgcacagagtcggatgcaactgaagcgacttagcagcagctggtttacatttggagaagggaatggcagtccactgcagtattcttgcctggagaattccacagacagagaagcctggggggctatagtccgtcgggtcgcaaagagttggacacgactgagcgactaacacacacacaccagtggctcagtggtaaagaatctgcgggccaatgcaggagacacaggttccaccctgatccaggaggaccccacatgctgcagagctactaagcccgtgtgccacaactcttaagcctgtgctctagagcctgtgagtcGCAACTATtaagcccatgggctgcaactactgaagcctgagtaccctggagcccacgagccacagcaagagaaattactgcagtgagaagcctgcacactgtaactaaagagtagcccctacttgctgcaactaaagaaaagctgaaaattctggggaaaaaatgCAACGTCATTTCTATAGGCAAGGCTTAGAATTCACAGACAAGACAGAACACAAATGAGGTCATCTTCAGTGTTCTGAACCTCGTGCAAGTCAATCTGCTTTTTTTCTCAGTGTTTACCTCAGGTATCAAGCGTAACACTAGCTTGCAGAATAGTCCTGAAATTAAGTATTCAAGGATAAACTGGAATTTAACTGAATTCCGTACATCTGATGTGTCAATGTCAGGGAGAAAATGACACATATTGTTTGATTTCACAAAAATTAGTGTTTCTCATTTCCCGGTATGTAATACCCATGACTGTGTGAAATTTATTCAAacctcatctataaaaatggCAGGGCTTTATATATTTCCacataaatgaaaaacaacaatttTAAATTAACTGAATCTTTTAATCATCTATTAATCAGTTATTCTGTCACATAATATTTCACTTAAAATGCCTcaaaagaataaaagacaaaCATTTTAATAGCTTACTTTTCCACATGCTCGGCAATGATGTCTCCGTTTCGTAAAAGTAAATTTGACTTTGCAGTTCATACAATTCGGAGCTTCTGAATCAGGAACCCAAGTAGGTTGTTTCTGGCCCAAAACAAGGCCATCTTTGCAAGTGTTTGCAGGAAGAGAGTCTTCATTTGCAGTTACAAAACTGGACCCACCTTCAAAATTACTTTCTATATCAATGTAATTAGAATCGAAGCTAACCTGAGGATCAGTCACAGAATCTGTAGTACAAGTGGCTGGAACAATGGTATTTGCTGTCCTGGGTTTACTCTCAGGCATATTTGGAACATCCAGTTTATTTGGTTCGTTTGAACTCCTTGTTCTTGATGGAACACTAAGCAATTGCTTAGGCCTGGCCCCTCCAACATGAACAGATTGACTGTTACTATCAGAGACTGATAATTCATTTGTAATCTCAGACTTACTGCTAGATAAACCTTGTTCAACTGTAACTGTACTTTTTTCGCCTAAAGAAAGGCTACCATTTTCAGCTGTATTCTGTTTATCAATTGTTTCACAAATCATATTAATACCAGGACTTTCCCCAGTAGCTCCTGCTTCAGCatcaaaatatatattatcaATATTTCCATCATCTAGGCCTTTCATATCTACCGGATTCATTTGAGATTCTGCATCacttatattttcttcaaatgaTTTTATGTTACTCGTCTGAAGATATTGTTCAGTGAGAAAGGCATCaagttcagcatcactaattggTGTGCCACTTTTCATGCCTTCATCAATGTTAAAGTAATCTAAGTCTTGTCCATCAATATCACTGCTTGAAAAAGTGAGACCTTCACAATGATCAGGAGATTCTGGGGCACTAGCACCAGAAAGCTCTATTTGAGATTCTGCAGCTGTATAAGAACTGCTGTTATCAGGGTAATCCATAGATTCAACTCTAATTACCATCTGGTTAGAATCTACCTTTCTATCTCCCATCTTTTCAGTTAATGGCTGATGAAGTATGTTTTTACATTTATCCTGTTTCAAAAGATCAGTCTCCTTCAAAGATCCCCTACCTGAAGTAACCTTCTGTGTTTCTTCATGTACAGTCACTGCATTCTGTgcattgtctttattttcattctgGGGTAAAAAATCACCATGACCTTTACTAGCAATTAAAGATCCACACAAAGACCCAGGTACTGGAAGACAGGACAATGAGGAATATGCATTTTCACTTGAAACATGTAAAGCTGAAGCAGAATCTTGGATTACATCTTCATTATCATTAAGATCTAAAATTCTTGAGTCTTCTTTTGCAGATTCTTTTATAAATACCGCAGTCCTATCTTCCTCAAAGGAAAAGTCAGGTAACTTGGAATTTTCATCTCTTAAGTTTGAATCATTTAAGCATAAACCTCCATTTTTTGGAAGACTGCAAGACAAAGCACTTGTGCTGGCTCCTTCTTTTAAACATTCTGTGGCAGCTTTAACTGgcacctcttcctcctcttttacCAAACACCCAGCAGCTTTTACCAATTCACATGGCTGGTTCTTGTGCTGTGGGTGGTCTTTGGCATCAAACACTGTGGAACTTTGTTGAGTCAAAGCAGATGGCATGTTAAAATCAACAACTGGTTCTGACTGATTAGAGATCTTTTTAtcctctaaattttctttttcattgtaagTACATGAATCTGAAAGTGCTGTATCTACTTTTACACCAAATTCTGTAGTTCCACTGATTCCTCTGTTTTGTAATTCAGAGCTGACATCACTCTGTTCCTCTCTGACTGCATTACTACCATGGTCTGCTGAAGACACACAGAAAGTTTCCGACACTGAAGATAAATCCAGTCCCGTCAAGGAATCTGCACTAGACTTCGAGTCATCtggcaataattttttaatatcttcttcaCTATTAGTTACATGAACTAAATTACCCATGTCACTTATCAGATCACAGACAGGTTTACTACACCGTCCCATATACAGAGGCTGGATTTCATCTGAAGTGCCGCCATCCACAGAAGAAAGGAGATCAAGCCctgttacatttttttcattttgtaaagaaGTTAGTCCCTCAAGTATTTTTTCACTCAGGGCAATCTGATTTGTCTCATAACCTGTTTCTGATGAGACACAATTAATGCACTGTTGATCCTTTGGTAGCAATGAAGTTCCTTGTGAGGCAGTCAGCTCTGAAGAGACTGAACAGTGCTTAGAATCATATGCCTTTGGTGCATCTTGGAGATAATCTTGTTCATCTAATTAAAACAGGAATACAATGTTAGTGATGAGACCCAAATCAAAATTATTACAAAGATGTTACGGTTTCTACAACTTCTAAGCTTGTTTTTTTAGACCAGAGATAGAGATTACTCTCTTGCAGAATGGTAATAAttccagaaattatttttatttggatcTAAACTATTTGGGGTTTTTACCTTTATTTATGTAGATGTCATAATATGATAGAAACTCTACTTAAAATAACTCTGTTGCACTATAAAAACCAGACTAAGGAAGAGCTGAAAAACAATCTAACTTATTTGTGCTGCCCACCAGTTTCCTTGTCTTCATCCTAAGATGGGGAAAACACTCTCTTTCATAGTAATGAAATACCAACTTTACGAAGAACTCTCAAGTTGCTTTTAGCTGGTTCATATGCTGGTTTTAAAGATCTTTCTTTTACCTAAGTTTATATCTGGAAAGAAACTTCTAGTTTTCTTATTTCTATGTCTGGCTATTGGTTCTATTCAGTATAAGAATATACTAATTCATTATAATGGGATATGTGAATGTTTTACAGAAGATAACCATGTGACCAAAATTGAAACCATATTTTGCTAAGAGTACTAattactgacattttaaaattacattaataGTACAAACCTGGATTCTGTTCGAAATCATCGAGAAGTCTGTCCAAGTCACTGACTGCTGCTTTAAAATAACTGTCCATTCTACTTGTAGACTTATTCAGAATTTAATTCTTGTGTGGCTAAAAAATACAAAGTATGATAGTTCCTttaattcattatattcttttaatTCCATGTATTGCATGCCAAGAAACACAGTCAGGGAATAGACACAAATAAAACTTAAGAGTATTGCTTTGAAGAATCTGTGATATATTTCGGGAAATTCCTCTAAACATACAAAAATGACATGAAAACAAACTCTTAACAAGATAACATGTACACATAAACTACTGTCAAATTTAAAACACTCATCCAGATAACTCATGGGTCAAAGCATTCATagttgaaaactaaaaatagctaTAAGTACCATGtatcaaataatataaaatatactgcATGTAAAAACATGTGAGAATCAGTAAAAGTGGCACTTCAACAGATACGAAGAGACTTAGATGCTTAAactaggaaagaaagaatgaaaacaaataagctaagagcagaaattgaagaaacagaaaataagcatACAAGAGAGGTACAAGAAAGCTAAAATTAACTTTATGAATAAAGCAGATGAACCTTTGATTTGCGGCAGGAACTCCACCAAATAAGCCTGAGAGATATTGAAGGAATCTATCAATGACTAATGAGACAATATAAAAGAACACAGGGGCTAAGTTGAAGGTGATCCCACTGGCTTCAATGGGACAAGTGAACATCAAATAAATGAGGCCTGACCACAAATCAAAtggattaaaacacacacacacaccaagagaTCATAATGAtactaaaaacagaaacaaaaaccacCATTCACTAGAGGGATGCTAGGGCAGTAACTCATTACTCTGAAAATTGATATATTAAGAGAAAAGAACTAAGAATTTATTTTGCACTTTATTTACAAATGTACTTTAGGATAACAAAATAGGTGCTAAGGAAGAGTTCTTTAGATAAGAATTCCAGTTGATAAATGCAGAaggatattaacattttaaaaatcatctcttCATAGTCCCTAATGCAATAAATGTACTAGGCAATGGCTATCAATGGATGTTAAAATTGTTGGATGAAAGGCTGCTGGGAAACTTTATAATGTGGGATCAGGCCAATATATATGAATCCAGCAAtttcaccatcagttcagttcagttgctcagtcgtgtccaactctttgcgaccccatgaatcgcagcacgccaggcctccctgtccatcaccatctcccagagttcactcagactcacgtccatcgagtcagtgatgccatccagccatctcatcctcggtcgtccccttctcctcctgtccccaatccctcccggcatcagggtcttttccaatgagtcaactcttcccatgaggtggccaaagtactggagtttcagctttagcatcattccttccaaagaaatcccagggttgatctccttcagaatggactggttggatctccttgcagtccaagggactctcaagagtcttctccaacaccacagttcaaaagcatcaattcttcggtgctcagccttcttcacagtccaactctcacatccatacatgaccacaggagaaaccatagccttgactagatggaccttagtcagcaaagtaatgtctctgttttcaatatgctatctaggttggtcataacttttcttccaaggagtaagcgtcttttaatttcatgactgcagtcaccatctgcagtgattttggagcccaaaaaaattaagtctgacactgtttctactgtttccccatctatttcccatgaagtgatgggaccagatgccatgatcttcgttttctgaatgttgagctttaagccaactttttcactctcctctttcactttcacaaagaggctttttagttcctcttcactttctgccataagggtggtgtcatctgcatatctgaggttattggtatttctcctggcaatcttgattccagcttctgtttcttccagtccagcgtttctcatgatgtactctgcatataagttaaataagcagggagacaatagacagccttgacatactccttttcctatttggaaccagtctgttgttccatgtccagttctaactgttgcttcctgacctgcatacagatttctcaacaggcaggttaggtggtttggtattcccatctcttgaagaattttccacagttgattgtgatccacacagtcaaaggctttggcatagtcaataaaccagaaatagatgtttttctggaaatctcttgctttttccatgatccagcggatgttggcaatttgatctctggttcctctgccttttctaaaaccagctagaacatcagggagttcacggttcatgtattgctgaagcctggcttggagaattttgagcattattttactagcatgtgagatgagtgcaattgtgcggtagtttgagcattctttcgcattgcctttctttggaattggaatgaaaagtgaccttttccagtcctgtggccactgctgagttttccaaatttgctggcatattaagtacaaaaccttttagaactaacacccaaaaaagatgtccttttcattataggggactggaatgcaaaagtaggaagtcaagaaacacctggagtaacaggcgaatttggctttggaatacagaatgaagcagggtaaagactaatagagttttgccaagataatgcactggtcatagcaaacaccctcttctaacaacacaagagaagactctacacatggacatcaccagatggtcaacaccaaaatcagattgattatattctttgcagccaaagatggagaagctctacacagtctgcaaaaacaagaccaggagctgactgtggctcagatcatgaactccttattaccaaattcagactcaaattgaagaaagtagggaaaaccgctagaccattcaggtatgacctaaatcgaatcccttatgattatacagtggaagtgagaaatagatttaagggcctagatctgatagatagagtgcctgatgaactatggaatgaggttcgtgacactgtactggagacagggatcaagaccatccccatggaaaagaaatgcaaaaaagcaaaatggctgtctggggaggccttacaaacagctgtgaaaagagaggcgaaaagcaaaggagaaaaggaaagatgtaagcatctgaatgcagagttccaaagaacagcaagaagagataagaaagccttcttcagcaatcaatgcaaagaaatagaggaaaacaacagaatgggaaagactagagatctcttcaagaaaattagagatatcaagggaacatttcatgcaaagat encodes:
- the ZFYVE16 gene encoding zinc finger FYVE domain-containing protein 16, coding for MDSYFKAAVSDLDRLLDDFEQNPDEQDYLQDAPKAYDSKHCSVSSELTASQGTSLLPKDQQCINCVSSETGYETNQIALSEKILEGLTSLQNEKNVTGLDLLSSVDGGTSDEIQPLYMGRCSKPVCDLISDMGNLVHVTNSEEDIKKLLPDDSKSSADSLTGLDLSSVSETFCVSSADHGSNAVREEQSDVSSELQNRGISGTTEFGVKVDTALSDSCTYNEKENLEDKKISNQSEPVVDFNMPSALTQQSSTVFDAKDHPQHKNQPCELVKAAGCLVKEEEEVPVKAATECLKEGASTSALSCSLPKNGGLCLNDSNLRDENSKLPDFSFEEDRTAVFIKESAKEDSRILDLNDNEDVIQDSASALHVSSENAYSSLSCLPVPGSLCGSLIASKGHGDFLPQNENKDNAQNAVTVHEETQKVTSGRGSLKETDLLKQDKCKNILHQPLTEKMGDRKVDSNQMVIRVESMDYPDNSSSYTAAESQIELSGASAPESPDHCEGLTFSSSDIDGQDLDYFNIDEGMKSGTPISDAELDAFLTEQYLQTSNIKSFEENISDAESQMNPVDMKGLDDGNIDNIYFDAEAGATGESPGINMICETIDKQNTAENGSLSLGEKSTVTVEQGLSSSKSEITNELSVSDSNSQSVHVGGARPKQLLSVPSRTRSSNEPNKLDVPNMPESKPRTANTIVPATCTTDSVTDPQVSFDSNYIDIESNFEGGSSFVTANEDSLPANTCKDGLVLGQKQPTWVPDSEAPNCMNCKVKFTFTKRRHHCRACGKVFCGVCCNRKCKLQYLEKEARVCVVCYETISKAQAFERMMSPTGSNLKSNHSDECATVQPLQETQTSSIPSPTTLPISALKQPCVEGLCSKEQKRVWFADGILPNGEVADTTKLSSGSKRCSEDFSPLLPDMPLMVNTVDHAHSTPVENPNSETEDTINEIIQSPTSQVPPVEKLPTNTGTEGFPTSASFTLDDDVFAEIEEPSGPTDVLVNSSLPVACSSDYRLLCSIDDNVCSKVSLLPDDEDSLPPLLVTSGDKGSVPVVEEHPSHEQIILLLEGEGSCPVTFVLNANLLVNVKLAFYSSDKYWYFSTNGLHGLGQAEIIILLLCLPNEDTVPKDIFRLFITIYKDALKGKYIENLDSITFTESFLSSKDHGGFLFITPTFQKLDDLLLPSNPFLCGILIQKLEIPWAKVFPMRLMLRLGAEYKAYPAPLTSIRGRKPLFGEIGHTIMNLLVDLRNYQYTLHNIDQLLIHMEMGKSCIKIPRKKYSDVIKVINSSNEHVISIGASFSTEADSHLVCIQNDGVYQTQANSATGHPRKVTGASFVVFNGALKASSGFLAKSSIVEDGLMVQITPETMDGLRLALREQKDFKITCGKADAVDMREYVDICWVDSEEKGNKGVISSVDGMSLQGFPSEKIKLEADFETDEKIVKCTEVFYFLKDQDLSVSATRYQFAKEIAMACSAALCPHLKILKSNGMNKIGLRVSMDTDMVEFQAGSEGRLLPQHYLNDLDSALIPVIHGGTSNSTSLPLEIELVFFIIENLFE